ATTTCATAAAAGTGTTAATCAATTTACAATCAAAGCGCTTCCTTTTAATCTTATAAATTTGTTCCTGGTTTTTTATAAAATATTGAAAAAACTTCAAATTTGCCATTTTGGTGTTATTCGTGGAAAAAATGTAAAAATATTTTAAATAATGTTTTTTTGTTTAATCGATTAAACTTACATTTGAATCGCTTTTAAAGATGTACTTTATGAATACAAAAAAGATCTCGTTAAAGGACATTGCTGTGAAAGCCGGCGTATCAACTGCACTTGTTTCGTACGTTCTGAATGGAAAGGAAAAGGAGAGCAGGGTGGGACATGAAATTGCCAAAAAGATCAAAGAAATAGCCAGCGAGCTTAATTATCAGCCAAATCATCTGGCTAAAAGTTTAAGAAGCGGCAAAACGCATACGATTGGCCTGGTTATCGCGGATATATCCAATCCATTTTTTGCAAATATCGCCCGGGTGGTGGAGGATGAAGCAAAGAAAAGCGGATATACAGTTATTATTGGAAGTTCTGACGAAAAGGCCGAAAAGGCCTGGGATTTGTTAAATGTACTCATTAACAGACAAGTAGATGGATTTATCATTGTATCATCCGAGCATTCCGAATCTCACATTCGTTACCTGAAAGAGCGAAACATTCCTTTCATACTACTAGACAGACATTTTCCTGATTTACAAACAGATTTTGTAGCAACCAATAATTACAAAGCGTCATACGATGCCGGGGTTCATTTAGTGAAAGGCGGCTACGAACGCATTGGATTGATAGCCTATAAGTCGGATATGTATCACATGAAGGAAAGAATCCGGGGCTACCAGCAGGCACTTAGAGATCATCATTTTGATCTCAATCCTAACTGGTTGAAACAAGTCAGATTTGAAAATATTGAGATGGAAGTTAAAATTGCAATAGACGAAATGATATCTTCAAAAGATAAAGTTGATGCGATTATTTTCGCTACTTATGGGTTGGCTATCAATGGATTAAAATATATTAACGAATTAAAATTGAAGGTTCCGTCAGATCTGGGTATTGTAAGTTTCGGACAGGCGGAGGCTTTTGATTTATATTATTGTCCGATAACTTACCTGAAACAGCCATTGGAAATGCTCGGAAAAACTTCGGTAGAATTCTTGCTGGAAAAGCTCAAAAACCCTGATGTTGGTATGAAACAGATATTAATGGAAGCAAAGTTGATTGCCCGTGAATCCTCTGCGGCGAAAATTTTACAGAAGGTTTCCTGAATTTAAAAATTTGCTTAATCGATTAACAAGATTGCCTGATACTATTCCTAAACCTAAAATATTACCCGATGCAAAGGAGAAATTTTCTTAAATCTGCTGTCATGGGATCGGCTGCTGCGCTTGTTGGATTTCCTCAGTTTAAAGCAGAAGCCGCATCTAAAATGAAAATCACAAAAATTAGATATTATAGTGCGCCCGGTTATAACAAACCGCTTTTTAACCAGGCACGTGGTATTGTTGAAATTGAAACGGACGGGGGCATTATCGGTATTGGAGAAGGTGGCAGCAAAGATATGATCGAACAATGTGCGCAAATGATGATCGGTGAAGATCCTTTCCGTATTGAACATTTGTGGCAATATGTTTACCGGGGAATGTTTTATCCTCCGGGAAGAGAAAAACTTCATGCACTTGGCGCATTGGAAATGGCGCTCTGGGATATCAAGGGAAAAGCATTAGGTGTTCCGGTCTATGATTTGTTGGGAGGAGCTACGAGAGATTATGTTGAATGTTACGCTACGGGCTTCAAAGCTTCCAAGGCAAAAACAGAAGAGGAGCGGGCAAGAGATTGTATAGAAGCAGGTCTGAGAGCATATCGTATAGGGCCTACCGGTGGAAACGGTGAGGAGCCTTTTGACTTTTATGATAATGTCAAAAAAACCATAGAATTCAGCAAGAGAATTGATGCGGCAGTAGGCGGTGGAGGAAAATGGGCGATTGATTTGCATACCCGTTTTGATATGACGGATGGACTGAAAATCTGTAATGGAATTGAAAATCTTGAACCTTATTTTGTTGAAGATATTGTTCGTTCCGAGAATCCGGGAGTTTACAAAACGGTACGTTCGATGACCAAAGTACCTATTGCCGTTGGCGAACAATTTGGCGACAGATGGGATATTAATGAGCTGATAGAAAGCAGATTAATAGATTATACGCGCGTAACATTACCCAACACGGGTGGTATTGGTGAATTCAAAAAGATTGCCGGATTATGTGAGACACATTATGTCGGTATGATTCCTCATTTTACTGGGCCATTATCAACAGCTGCTTTGGTGCACACCCTGGGATCAAGCAGTCCTTCGCGTTGTTTGATGGAGTTGGGGGGAGGAGAACCAGAACGACCGGCATACTTCAACGAGGATTTTATCAATTTCAAAAATGGTAAATTATACCTGAATCCAAGTCCTGGCCTGGGTGTGAAGTTTGATCCGAAGAAGGCAACATTTGTTATGGAAGTGACCGAAAAAACCAAATTCCCACATCCGTATTTAAAAAGCCCGGATGGGGCAATACATGCCTGGTAATCAATAATATAATGTAGTAAGAAGGAATTTCAGAAGTTGATCCCTAAAGATCAGACTTGCCGGACTTAATATCCGGCAAGCTCAGAATTTACTTATTTATCTTAATTCGTAAAATGATGAAATCTTCTACCGAATCAGGAATTTCACGGCGTGACGCAATCCAATCCGTATTGGGTGTTACCGCCATGACAACCATGGTTTTACCTCAATCTTCATACGCTTCAAATCCCGGACATTTTCAGGATTACAGCAACGTCAAAATCACCAAACTAGAAACGATTTTGATAAAGCCGCGCTGGATTTTTTTGAAAATACATACCGATGTTGGCGTTACTGGCCTTGGCGAACCGCTTTTGGAAGGTCGCGCTTTAACCATACAAACGGCAATAAAGGAGATTGAACCTTATCTAATCGGCAAAGATCCAAGACATATTATTCATCACTGGCAGGCCATTTACCGTCACGCTTTTTATCGCGGCGGACCGATTTTAACCAGTGCTTTGAGCGGAATTGACCATGCTTTGTGGGATATTAAAGGCAAGCTTTTGAACGTTCCGGTATACGAACTTTTCGGAGGACCAACACGTGACCGTGTCCGGATTTATGGTCGTGCCGCCAATGCGGAGGAAATGAAGCAAAGGAAAAAGGAAGGATATACCGTTATCAAAACAGGCGTAGCGAAAAAGAACCCGGCCAACATTGTCGAAAATCCTGCTTTTATCAAGTATGCCTCTGAAAATTTTGCTTCTTTGAGACAGGCGGGAGGTGCAGAAATGGACATCGCCATTGATTTTCACGGAGCTATTTCGCCGCAGACCGCCAAGGTTTTGATCAAAGAACTGGAACAATATCAGCCCATGTTCATTGAAGAACCTTGTCAGGCGCAAAACGTTGATATCATGGCAGATATCGCGCGCGGAACCCATATTCCAATTGCTGCCGGAGAGCGGATTTTTACCAAATGGGGTTTTCGGGAGTTGCTGGAAAAACGGGCAGTAAGTATCGTTCAGCCTGATCTTTGTCACGCCGGGGGAATCACCGAAGGCAGAATTATTGCCGGAATGGCTGAGGCATATTATGTACCCATTGCGCCGCATAATCCAATGGGGCCGATTTCCCTTGCTGTTGGGTTACATTTGGCTGCAAGTGTTCCCAATTTTCTTGTGCAGGAGCAGGTTTCGCTCGGTGAAGGATACCTAAAAAATCCGTTCGAACTGGAAAAGGACGGAAGTGTTTTGATCCCCCGCGGCCCTGGCCTGGGCGTAGAACTTGATGAAGACAGACTGGCTGACAAAATAGGCCACGACTGGAAAAATCCGGAATCTTATAATCCATTCGACGGATCGGTAGTCGATTGGTAATCAGAAAATTTTGTGTTTGAAACCCCTACTTCTTGAATAATAAATCAGTCGAAAATTTTCTTAACTCATTATGTACCTCTTAAAAATTTAAGGTATGAAAAAAGTTGTAAGTCTCGTTTTTTTAAACCTGTGTTTGTGTCTGGGTTTTGCTCATGCCCAGGACATCAAAATTTCAGGTAAAGTCACCGATGCCGATAATGCCGTGTTACCTGGCGTGAATATTCTTGTCAGCGGTTCCTCGCAGGGAACGGCCACGGACGCCGATGGAAAGTTCACGATTAACGCCCCATCCAAAGGTTCGCTGGTATTTTCCTTCATCGGTTATGTCAGTCAGACTGTTGAAATTAATGGTCGTTCGATCATTGATATGCAGCTGACGCAGGAATCAAAAACGTTGAATGAAGTGGTTGTGGTAGGGTATGGAACCCAGAAAAAAACAGATGTAACGGGTTCGTTATCTGTCATTTCGACAAAGGAATTTGCGCAGCAGCCCGTAACACGTCTGGATCAGGTTTTACAAGGTAGGGCCACAGGTGTTCAGGTAACGCAGTCGAATGGAGCGCCAGGTGGGGATTCCCGGATTCGTATTCGCGGAGCCAATTCGGTTTTGGGAAATAATGATCCTTTGTATGTAATCGACGGTTTTATCGGTGCAGATTACAACCTGCTGAATCCGAGTGATATTGCATCCCTTCAGGTTTTGAAAGATGCCGCATCTACTTCAATTTACGGTAGCAGAGGCGCAAATGGTGTCGTCATTATCACAA
The nucleotide sequence above comes from Dyadobacter subterraneus. Encoded proteins:
- the dgoD gene encoding galactonate dehydratase, encoding MKSSTESGISRRDAIQSVLGVTAMTTMVLPQSSYASNPGHFQDYSNVKITKLETILIKPRWIFLKIHTDVGVTGLGEPLLEGRALTIQTAIKEIEPYLIGKDPRHIIHHWQAIYRHAFYRGGPILTSALSGIDHALWDIKGKLLNVPVYELFGGPTRDRVRIYGRAANAEEMKQRKKEGYTVIKTGVAKKNPANIVENPAFIKYASENFASLRQAGGAEMDIAIDFHGAISPQTAKVLIKELEQYQPMFIEEPCQAQNVDIMADIARGTHIPIAAGERIFTKWGFRELLEKRAVSIVQPDLCHAGGITEGRIIAGMAEAYYVPIAPHNPMGPISLAVGLHLAASVPNFLVQEQVSLGEGYLKNPFELEKDGSVLIPRGPGLGVELDEDRLADKIGHDWKNPESYNPFDGSVVDW
- a CDS encoding LacI family DNA-binding transcriptional regulator, whose protein sequence is MNTKKISLKDIAVKAGVSTALVSYVLNGKEKESRVGHEIAKKIKEIASELNYQPNHLAKSLRSGKTHTIGLVIADISNPFFANIARVVEDEAKKSGYTVIIGSSDEKAEKAWDLLNVLINRQVDGFIIVSSEHSESHIRYLKERNIPFILLDRHFPDLQTDFVATNNYKASYDAGVHLVKGGYERIGLIAYKSDMYHMKERIRGYQQALRDHHFDLNPNWLKQVRFENIEMEVKIAIDEMISSKDKVDAIIFATYGLAINGLKYINELKLKVPSDLGIVSFGQAEAFDLYYCPITYLKQPLEMLGKTSVEFLLEKLKNPDVGMKQILMEAKLIARESSAAKILQKVS
- a CDS encoding mandelate racemase/muconate lactonizing enzyme family protein; the protein is MQRRNFLKSAVMGSAAALVGFPQFKAEAASKMKITKIRYYSAPGYNKPLFNQARGIVEIETDGGIIGIGEGGSKDMIEQCAQMMIGEDPFRIEHLWQYVYRGMFYPPGREKLHALGALEMALWDIKGKALGVPVYDLLGGATRDYVECYATGFKASKAKTEEERARDCIEAGLRAYRIGPTGGNGEEPFDFYDNVKKTIEFSKRIDAAVGGGGKWAIDLHTRFDMTDGLKICNGIENLEPYFVEDIVRSENPGVYKTVRSMTKVPIAVGEQFGDRWDINELIESRLIDYTRVTLPNTGGIGEFKKIAGLCETHYVGMIPHFTGPLSTAALVHTLGSSSPSRCLMELGGGEPERPAYFNEDFINFKNGKLYLNPSPGLGVKFDPKKATFVMEVTEKTKFPHPYLKSPDGAIHAW